From Psychroflexus torquis ATCC 700755, the proteins below share one genomic window:
- a CDS encoding gluconate 2-dehydrogenase subunit 3 family protein — MKRRDAIKRMGYAAGFVVITPTILGILNSCTTEVAKWTPKFLMPEQAEVLIKLVNVFLPKTSLPSATDVNVPEFIDRYVDEVFTIEDQQLFKAAFSNTMTKIGKHQGVEVLSEVEDSQLKAFLDEHLMVKDEVDTEREANPDFKGKTTSEFLNTIKTMTIQAYLTNEKIGEEVLSYDPVPGAYYCGDLESLTEGKSWSLD; from the coding sequence ATGAAAAGAAGAGACGCGATAAAACGCATGGGGTATGCCGCTGGATTTGTGGTGATTACTCCAACTATTTTAGGGATTTTGAACAGCTGTACAACCGAAGTTGCTAAATGGACTCCTAAATTTTTAATGCCGGAACAAGCTGAAGTTTTAATCAAATTGGTAAACGTATTTTTACCTAAAACCAGTTTGCCTTCTGCTACAGATGTCAATGTACCCGAATTTATAGACCGTTATGTTGATGAAGTTTTTACCATAGAAGATCAACAACTCTTCAAGGCTGCTTTTAGCAACACCATGACAAAAATCGGTAAACACCAAGGCGTCGAAGTATTAAGTGAGGTTGAAGACTCTCAGCTCAAAGCTTTTCTAGATGAACATTTGATGGTTAAAGATGAGGTTGATACTGAACGTGAGGCTAATCCAGATTTTAAAGGGAAAACGACCTCAGAATTTCTCAATACTATCAAAACTATGACAATACAAGCCTATCTTACCAATGAAAAAATAGGTGAAGAAGTACTATCATATGACCCAGTTCCTGGTGCTTATTATTGTGGTGATTTGGAGTCTCTCACAGAGGGTAAGTCATGGTCTTTAGATTGA
- a CDS encoding NAD-dependent epimerase/dehydratase family protein, whose translation MSSKILIVGACGQIGSELTLALREIHGNDMVIASDIKRPKSPESNSGPFEIFDATSYSDFENVVKTHQIDKVYMMAAMLSGTAEKFPDKGWDLNMTSLFNVLNLAKNKLISKVFWPSSIAVFGPTTPKNDTPQRTIMEPTTVYGISKQAGERWCAYYHKRYGVDVRSIRYPGLISYKTPPGGGTTDYAIEIFHEALKNSKYTSFLSKDTALPMMYMDDAIKATISIMDAPSQDIKVRSSYNLSGVSFTPDDLSKLVKQHIENFEIDYEPDFRQDIADSWPSSIDDFEARKDWNWKHNFDLNMIVKEMLEGVKSLEHVN comes from the coding sequence ATGTCATCAAAAATACTAATAGTTGGTGCTTGCGGACAGATAGGTTCAGAATTAACCCTTGCCCTTAGAGAAATTCACGGTAATGATATGGTCATTGCCAGTGATATAAAACGCCCAAAATCTCCAGAGTCAAACTCAGGTCCATTTGAAATCTTTGACGCCACCAGTTATTCAGATTTTGAAAACGTGGTAAAAACTCATCAGATAGATAAAGTGTATATGATGGCAGCTATGTTAAGTGGTACTGCTGAAAAATTTCCAGACAAAGGATGGGATCTTAATATGACTTCCTTATTTAATGTGTTGAACCTTGCTAAAAACAAGTTGATTTCAAAAGTGTTTTGGCCTTCAAGTATTGCTGTGTTTGGCCCTACAACTCCCAAAAATGATACTCCTCAACGCACAATTATGGAACCGACCACGGTTTACGGTATTAGTAAGCAAGCTGGAGAACGTTGGTGTGCGTATTACCACAAACGCTACGGAGTAGATGTAAGAAGTATTAGGTATCCAGGGCTCATAAGTTATAAAACGCCGCCAGGAGGAGGAACGACAGACTATGCGATAGAAATTTTCCACGAGGCTTTGAAAAACTCTAAATACACTTCTTTTTTATCTAAAGATACAGCGCTTCCTATGATGTATATGGATGATGCTATTAAAGCGACAATTTCCATTATGGATGCTCCTAGTCAAGACATAAAGGTGAGATCCTCATACAATCTGTCTGGAGTGAGTTTTACCCCAGATGATTTATCCAAGTTGGTTAAGCAGCACATTGAGAATTTTGAAATTGATTATGAGCCTGATTTTCGTCAAGATATTGCCGATTCATGGCCAAGTAGTATAGATGATTTTGAAGCTAGAAAAGATTGGAATTGGAAACATAATTTTGACTTGAACATGATTGTTAAAGAAATGCTAGAAGGTGTGAAATCGCTTGAGCATGTCAACTAA